CGCAAGCGGATCCCGAGCTGGTGCTCGATCTTGCGGATCAGCGCGTCCGGAGGGCGGAAGCTCCCCGACTCGATCTTGAGGACGACCGATTTCTTCTCGTTGAGCTTCTTGCCGAAATCCTCCGGGGTCCACGCGCGGTGCTCGCGCGCGATGCGGATGCGCTGGAACCAGTCCGGGGCCAGCTCCATCTCGGGCATCTCGAGGTAGACGTCCCGCTCCTCGAACCGCCGCGATGCCGAGGGCCGGACAGGTCCGACGCGGATCCGGCTCGGGACCGAGGAGGGAGCGGCGGCCGCGGGAGGGGGATCGACCGGGGTCCCGAACTTCGCGCAGTTCGGGCACAGCTGCAGC
This genomic window from Thermoplasmata archaeon contains:
- a CDS encoding multiprotein-bridging factor 1 family protein gives rise to the protein MLCEMCGTEVESTSRIKIERSVLQLCPNCAKFGTPVDPPPAAAAPSSVPSRIRVGPVRPSASRRFEERDVYLEMPEMELAPDWFQRIRIAREHRAWTPEDFGKKLNEKKSVVLKIESGSFRPPDALIRKIEHQLGIRLRADPEANPTA